The segment TTAAGCCGATCTTCAAACGGCCCCCTTAAGTTGCAGCTATCGGACGGGACACAAGTTTCGTCGAATAAGTGTCGATAAAAACGACAACAGGGGAAGTGTCATGATGAAAGCCGTCGCAACTGCGGCAGATACCGCAGAGCGCGTTTCCGGCCCGCAGGGTTCGGTGCAGTCGCTCTATCTGGAAGCATTGACTCTGGTGGAACGGCTGCATCGCCGTCTCCTCGACGTCATCAAGGACGAGTTCGATCGCCGCGGCCGCGCCGACATCAATTCAGTGCAGGCACTGCTGCTCTACAACATCGGCGACAAGGAGCTGACTGCGGGCGAGCTGCGCACGCGCGGTTACTATCTCGGCTCCAACGTCTCCTACAATCTGAAGAAGCTCGTCGAGCTCGGCTTCCTCGATCATCAGCGCTCGCGCGTCGATCGCCGCTCGGTGCGCATCCGCCTGACGCCGCAGGGCCAGGAAGTCCGCCGCATCGTCGACTCGCTCTACCAGAAGCACGTCAAGACCGTGGAACAGGTCGGCGGCATCTCGGGCGAGGAGTTCTCGACCCTCAACAAGTCGCTGCACCGCCTCGAGCGGTTCTGGACCGACCAGATCCTGTATCGGCTCTGAGTTTTCCAAAGGGATCAAGGCCAAGCCGGCCCGCAACAAGACCGGCAAGCCGTCCCTAAAGTACCTGCCGAACGTGCCTGACTTCCCCAAGCGCGCCGGTCCGGCTTTGCCCGGACCGGTGCGTTTTGTCGTTTCGCGCTTGCGAAAAAATCTCCCCGCTGGAGGGAACCCGTTCCCAGCGTCGCACTTATCTCTCTGGATCGGAGGATGCGATGCTGGTCGAACGCGGGTTGCAGGCTATGAACGTGGAGCTTGTGAGCGATGCTTACGCGATCGCCGCGAATTATCTCCGCCGTTCCGGCGCGATCCCCGACACGCTCGTCACCAATGAGCGCCTGCTCGAGATCGTCATCCAGCTGCTCCAGCACCGTGAGTTCAACAAGATCAGGCTCGCCAACAAGGCGATCGCCAGGTTCGAGGCCCAGTCCGGGGCGAGAGCGGTTGCCTGATCGAAATTTCCAACATCGCCAAGACCCAGAGGATGCCATGGACGCCGCCATCGACCGCATCATGCAGACCTATGACCTGCTCGCCAACCGCACGTCCGCGGCGAGCGCGGAGGCGCGCGCCAAGGTGACCAACTACCTCAACACGCTGATGGAAGCCGGCGAGAAGGACCCCCACAGGTTGACGGTCTGCGGCCTGACCTATCTGCGTCAGCTCGACGGCAGCGTCGACCCGGTAAAGGCGGGGTATACCGGGCTGTAGACGAGAGACGGCCAGGCGGCCGCGAGACCAACAGTGCCGATTGTTACCGATACGCTGGTCCGGCGGCCCGATCCAGGGCGTCCGCCGGGCGAGTCCCGCAGGCCGACGGGGCTCCAAATCCCCGCGATCCCCACCATATCTGGCATAATTGCCACGCCCAACCCGCAAATGCTTGGCCGGGGCGGGGTGATGTGGTAAGTCGCCATCGCTTCCGATCGCCACACCAGACCTGCCCGTAGCCCGCCAAAAGGCTGCGGCGGTGGAGATATTCGCCGATGACCTCTTCCAGCGCCAAAACCGCCTCCGCGCCCGATTCGTTTTTCACCGCCTCGCTCGTTGATGCCGATCCGGAGATCGCCGCCGCGATCAAGGGTGAGCTCGGCCGGCAGCGTCACGAGGTCGAGCTGATCGCCTCCGAGAACATCGTCAGCCGGGCTGTGCTGGAAGCGCAGGGTTCGGTGATGACCAACAAATACGCGGAAGGTTATCCGGGCGCACGCTACTACGGCGGTTGTGAGTGGGTCGACGTCGCCGAGAACCTCGCGATCGATCGCGCCAAGAAGCTGTTCGGCGCCAACTTCGCCAATGTCCAGCCGAACTCGGGCAGCCAGATGAACCAGGCGGTGTTCCTGGCACTGCTCCAGCCCGGCGACACCTTCATGGGCCTCGACCTCGCGGCCGGCGGCCATCTCACCCATGGCTCGCCGGTCAACATGAGCGGCAAATGGTTCAAGGCTGCGCACTACACCGTGCGCCGCGAGGACCAGATCATCGACATGGACACGGTGCAGAAGCAGGCTGAAGAGATCAAGCCGAAGCTGATCATTGCCGGCGGCTCGGCCTATTCGCGCGCCTGGGACTTCAAGCGTTTCCGCGAGATCGCCGACTCGGTCGGCGCCTACCTGCTGGTCGACATGGCGCACTTCGCCGGCCTCGTCGCCGGCGGCGTGCACGCCTCGCCCGTGCCCTATGCGCACGTCACTACCACCACGACGCACAAATCGCTGCGCGGTCCCCGTGGCGGCCTGATGCTGTGGAATGACGAGACGCTGACCAAGAAGCTCAACTCGGCGATCTTCCCGGGCCTCCAGGGCGGCCCGCTGATGCATGTGATCGCGGCCAAGGCGGTCGCGTTCGGCGAGGCGCTGCGTCCGGACTTCAAGCTCTACGCCAAGAACGTCGTCGAGAATGCCAAGGCGCTCGCCGAGACGCTGCGCGGCCACGGGCTCGACATTGTTTCCGGCGGCACTGACAACCATCTGATGCTGGTCGATCTGCGTCCGAAGGGGCTGAAGGGCAACGCCTCGGAGAAGGCGCTGGTGCGTGCCGCCATCACCTGCAACAAGAACGGCATTCCGTTCGACCCCGAGTCACCCTTCGTCACCTCCGGGATTCGGCTCGGCACCCCGGCTGCGACCACCCGCGGCTTTGGCGTCGCCGAATTCCAGCAGGTCGGCGGCATGATCGCCGAGGTCCTGAACGCGATCGCGCAATCCTCCGACGGCAAGGCACCGCTGGTGGAAGCCGCAATCAAGGAACGGGTCAAGGCACTCACCGACCGGTTCCCGATCTATCAGTAAGGCCAAGGTACACGGATGCGCTGCCCGAACTGCAACAGTCTCGATACGCAGGTAAAGGACTCGCGTCCGACCGAGGACTCTTCCGTGATCCGCAGGCGGCGCGTGTGCGTCGCCTGCAATTTCCGCTTCACCACCTTCGAGCGCGTGCAGCTGCGCGAGCTCACGGTGATCAAGCGCAACGGCCGCCGCGTGCCGTTCGACCGCGACAAGCTGATGCGCTCGGTGTCGATCTCCTTGCGCAAGCGGCAGGTCGAGCCGGAGCGGGTGGAGAAGATGGTCTCCACCATCGTGCGCGAGCTCGAGACCGGGGGCGAAGCCGAGATCTCGTCCGAGGTGATCGGCGAGACCGTGATGGAGCATCTGCGCACACTCGACGACGTCGCTTATGTGCGCTTTGCCTCGGTCTACCGCAACTTCCGCGAGGCCAAGGATTTCGCCGAGGTACTCGGCGAGCTCTCCGGTGAGGAGGAAGCGCGGCTCGCCGCGATCCGCAAATGATCTTCCGCATCCTGGAGGATCAGTTCGCGCAGAAGGCCCGCGAGTCCAAGGATGCCGATCGCCGCTTCATGCAGCTTGCCCTGGCGTTGGGCAAGCGCGGGCAGGGGCGCACCTGGCCCAATCCGGCCGTCGGCGCTGTGATCGTGAAAGATGGCGTGATTGTCGGCCGCGGCTGGACTCAGCCGGGAGGGCGACCGCATGCCGAGCCTGAAGCGTTACGACGGGCAGGCGAGGCAGCGCGCGGCGCCACGCTCTACGTCACGCTCGAACCCTGCTCGCATTTCGGCAAGTCGCCGCCTTGTGCGGATGCGGTGATCGCGGCCGGCATCAAGCGGGTGGTGGCGGCGATCGAGGATCCCAATCCGGAAGTGGCTGGGCAGGGCCATGCGCGGCTGCGCGCTGCGGGTATTGCGGTGGAAGTGGGCCCGTGCGCGACCGAGGCCGCCTTCGACCACGCCGGCCATTTTCGCCGCATCCGCGATCACCGGCCTCATGTGATCCTGAAGCTCGCGGTCTCGCCCGACGGCAAGATCGGCGCAGCCGGCGGCAAGCCGGTTGCCGTCACCGGCGAGGCCGTGCGCAACCGCGTGCATCTTTTGCGCGCCTCGAGCGATGCCATCCTGGTTGGTGCCGGTACGGTGCTTGCCGATGATCCGGAGCTCACCTGCCGTCTGCCGGGCATGGCGGCGCGTTCGCCGGTGCGGATTGTGCTCGACCAGAGCCTGCGTATTCCGGCATCGAGCAAGCTCGTGCAATCTGCCCGCGAGACGCCTCTCTGGGTGGTGGCGTCCGAGCTTGCAGAGGCCGCGTCCGTCACGCGGCTTGGCGCCGCAGGCGCGCAGATCATCCGCGTACCGCCGGGGGCCGCCTCGGGGCTCGATCTTCCGGCCGTGCTGCATGCGCTATTCGAAAAGGGCATCACGCGGCTGATGGTCGAGGGCGGCAGTCGCGTCGCGGCATCATTCGTCGCGTCCGATCTCGTCGACGAGATCTGGCTGTTCCGCGGAGCGGAAGAGGTGGGCGCAGACGGCGTCGATGCGCTCGATGCATTGCCCCTGTCGAAAATCACGCAGTCGCAGGTCTACAAGGTTCATGCTAGCGAAACGTTCGACAAGGATACTCTCACCATCTACGAGCGCGCCTAGCATGTTCACCGGCATTGTCACCGATATCGGCGAGATCGTCAGCTTTACGCCTGTGGCGCAGGGCCAGCTGCACCGGCTGCGCATCGCCTGCCGCTACGATCAGACCACTATTGCCGACGGCGCCTCGATCGCCAGCAACGGCGTGTGCCTGACCGTGGTTGCCTCCGGCGTCGCAGGCGGTAAGGATTCTACTCAAAAGACCTGGTATGACGTCGATGCGGCCGCCGAGACGCTGGCACTGACGACGGCAAAGCACTGGAAGCTGGGCACCAAGCTCAATCTCGAGCGTGCGCTCAAGATCGGCGACGAACTCGGCGGTCACATCGTCGCCGGCCATGCGGACGGGATCGCGACTATCGTCAGCCGCGAGGACCTGCCGGACATGGCGCGGTTCGAGCTCTCGACGACGCGGGAGCTGGCGCGCTTCATCGCCACCAAGGGCTCGATCACGCTCGATGGCGTGTCGCTCACGGTCAATACGGTGAAGGATGTGACCTTTTCGGTGCTGATCATCCCGCATACGCTCACTGTCACGACGATCGGCAGCTGGAAAGCGGGCGCCGAGGTCAATATCGAGGTCGATCTGATGGCCCGCTACGCGGCGCGGCTCACGGAAATGAAATGACCGGCAGAGCCGGCCCGAAATGACAGTGTCTTTGAACTTGGCTTACTGGCTGGCGGCGACTACATAGCGCCGACCCCAGTAGAACGGATTGAACGATGGCTGACGCACGGCGTGCACCTCTGAAGGACCAGACCGACATTTCCGGCGCGCGCGCGCTGATTGTCGAGGCGCGGTTCTATGACGATCTCCAGGACGCGCTGCTGGACGGCGCGGTGGCCGAGCTGAAGGCGGCCGGCCTGACCCATGACGTCGTCACGGTTCCCGGCGCGCTGGAGATCCCGGCCGCGGTCGCCATCGCTGTCGATGCGGCTGCGGCGAACGGCAGGCCCTACGATGCGGTGATCGCGCTCGGCTGCGTCATTCGTGGCGATACCATTCATTTCGAGATCGTCTCGCAGGAATCCTCGCGCGCGCTGATGGATCTTGCGGTGGCGCGAAAGCTGCCGCTCGGCAACGGCATCCTCACCGTCAACAATGAGGACCAGGCTTGGGCGCGGGCACGCGCGAGCGAGCTGAACAAGGGCGGCGATGCCGCTCGGGCCGCGATCGCGATGCTGCGCATCAAACGCCGCCTGACGCGGGCCTGAGCCATGGCTGACAGCAGGAAACCGGCGGGGCTCACGGAGAAGAAAGCGAACCGGCGCGGTGCAGCGCGGCTCGCGGCCGTGCAGGCGCTCTACCAGATGGACATTGCGGGCGCCGGCATCAACGACATCTTTGCCGAGTTCGAGAGCCACTGGCTCGGCAACGAGGTCGAGGGCGACACCTACCTGCCAGCCGAAGCCGCGTTCTTCCGCGACGTCGTCTCCGGCGTCGTGCGCGACCAGAAGAAGCTCGATCCGCTGATCGATGAGGCGCTGTCCAAGGGCTGGCCGCTGAAGCGCATCGAGGCGATTTTACGCGCGGTATTGCGGGCCGGAGCCTATGAGCTCCAGCACCGCAAGGACGTGCCGGGTCGCGTCGTGGTGTCCGAATATGTCGACGTCGCCAACGCCTTCGTCGACCGCGAGGAGACCGGTATGGTCAACGCGGTGCTCGATCAGATCGGCCGCCAGTTTCGCGGCGACGAGTTCGGGCGGGGGTAGGACGACGCCGGAGGTTGGGGCTGACATTGATGACCACTCCGCAAAATCCTTCCGGCGAAGATTCCCTCATCGCGCTCTATTTCAAGCCGCTTGCGACCGATCCCGGTGCGTTTGGCCTGGTCGATGATGCCGCGATCCTCTCCTCGGCTGGCGAGGACATCGTCGTCACCACCGACGCGGTGGTCGAGGGTGTGCATTATCTTGCCACCGATCCCCCCGACAGCATCGCCCGCAAGGCGCTGCGGGTGAACCTGTCCGATCTCGCTGCGAAGGGCGCAGAGCCTGCGGGCTTTGTGCTGACGCTGGCGCTGCGCAGCAAGGAGGATGCCTGGCTCCGGCCGTTCGCGGATGCGCTCGGCAAGGACGCAAAGACCTTCGCGTGCCCGCTGCTTGGCGGCGATACCGTGTCGACGCCGGGCCCGCAGATGATCTCGATCACCGCCTTCGGCCGGGTGCCAAAGGGCCGAATGATCGGTCGCACCGGCGCGCGGCCGGGTGACCTTATCCTGGTGACGGGGACGATCGGCGATGCCGCGCTTGGTCTCGACGTGCTGACGGGAGGTGCGGCGGCGGGAGCGGTCGCGTCTGATCCCGCTGCAAGGGATGCGTTGATCTCGCGCTATCGTATTCCGCAGCCCCGCAACGCGCTGGCGCAGGCCGTGCGCGACCATGCGACGGCCGCGATGGATGTCTCCGACGGGCTCGCCGGCGATCTGACAAAGCTCTGCGCTGCGTCGGGAGTTTCAGCCACGGTGGAGGTAGCGAGCGTGCCGCTCTCAACCGCAGCGAGAGACCTCGTCGCGCGCAATGCCGTTTGCGTTGAGACGCTGCTTGCCGGTGGCGACGATTACGAGGTGCTGTGCACCGTTTCGCCGGCGCAGAGCGATGCGCTGATTGCCGCGGGGCAGGCGGTTGGCGTCGCCGTCACGGCGATCGGCACCATCGTCGAGGGCCGCGAACGGCCGCGCTTCCTGGACGGGCAGGGGCAGGAACTGGCTTTGAAGCGGCTGTCCTACAGCCACTTCTAGGAATTGCTCCAAACCGACGTTCGCTCTCAGGACCAAAGGTTTGGGACTAGTCCTAAATACCTGCCAAGATCGGCTTTTTCGGCCTTATCCGGCGTTGCACCCTCAATTTGATTTTGGCAAGCTCGCGACCGACTGAGGCCGTCCCTTCGGGCGAGGGGCGGCCTTGTTCAAAATCAAGGCGCCGCACCGCACGACGGACAACAAAAGGCGCCGGGGGTACGTACATCAAGGATCTGAGGCAAAAAATCACATGACAGCATTATGGTTGATAGTGCTCTGCGGAGTGCTTTCCGTCGTCTACGCGATTTGGGCGACGTCTTCGGTGTTGAGCGCGGATGCGGGGTCGCCGCGCATGCAGGAGATCGCGGGAGCGGTGCGTGAAGGCGCACAGGCTTATCTGCGGCGTCAATACACCACGATCGGCATCGTCGGCATCGTCATCTTCGTGCTGCTCGTCTATTTCCTCGGGCTTTACGTCGCGATCGGTTTTGCCGTCGGCGCCATCCTGTCAGGCGCCGCCGGCTTCATCGGCATGAACGTCTCGGTCCGCGCCAATGTGCGCACTGCGCAGGCCGCGACGACGTCGCTTGCCGGCGGCCTCGAGCTCGCCTTCAAGGCGGGCGCGATCACCGGCATGCTGGTGGCGGGTCTGGCGCTGCTCGGCGTCACGCTCTATTTCGGCTTCCTGGTCTATTCGCTGAAGCTCGCGCCCGACAGCCGTGTCGTGGTCGACGCCATGGTGGCGCTCGGCTTCGGCGCCTCGCTGATCTCGATCTTCGCCCGTCTCGGCGGCGGCATCTTCACCAAGGGTGCGGACGTCGGCGGCGACCTCGTGGGCAAGGTCGAGGCCGGCATTCCCGAGGACGATCCGCGCAACCCGGCCACCATCGCCGACAACGTCGGCGACAATGTCGGCGACTGCGCCGGTATGGCCGCCGACCTGTTCGAGACCTATGCGGTGACCGCGGTCGCGACCATGGTGCTCGCGGCGATCTTCTTCGCCAAGACGCCGATCCTTATGAACATGATGACGCTGCCGCTCGCCATCGGCGGCATCTGCATCATCACCTCGATCATCGGCACTTTCTTCGTCAAGCTCGGGCCGAGCCAATCGATCATGGGCGCGCTCTACAAAGGCCTGATCGCAACCGGCGTGCTGTCGCTGATCGGCATCGCCGGGGTGATCTACACCTTGATCGGTTTCAGCAAGCTCGATGGCGTCGAGTTTACCGGCATGGCGCTGTTCGAATGCGGCGTGGTCGGCCTCGTCGTCACCGCGCTGATCATCTGGATCACCGAGTACTACACCGGCACCGACTATCGCCCGGTGAAGTCGATCGCCCAGGCCTCGGTGACCGGTCACGGCACCAACGTGATCCAGGGCCTCGCCGTCTCGATGGAGGCGACCGCGCTGCCCGCACTCGTCATCATCGCCGGCATCCTCGTCACCTACAGCCTGGCCGGCCTGTTCGGCATCGCGATCGCCACCGCCACCATGCTGGCGCTCGCCGGCATGGTCGTGGCCCTCGACGCCTTCGGCCCGGTGACCGACAACGCCGGCGGCATCGCCGAAATGGCAGGCCTGCCCAAGGAGGTGCGCAAGTCGACCGACGCACTCGACGCGGTCGGCAATACCACCAAGGCGGTGACCAAGGGCTACGCGATCGGCTCCGCCGGTCTCGGCGCGCTGGTGCTGTTTGCGGCCTACAACCAGGACCTCAAGTTCTTCATCGCCGACTCGGCGAACCACGTCTACTTCAAGGGGGTCAATCCGGACTTCTCGCTCAACAACCCCTACGTTGTTGTTGGCCTCTTGTTCGGTGGCCTGCTGCCGTATCTGTTCGGCGCGATGGGCATGACGGCGGTGGGACGCGCGGCCAGCGCCATCGTCGAGGAGGTGCGCCGGCAGTTCCGCGAGAAGCCGGGCATCATGCAGGGCACCGACAAGCCGGATTACGGCAAGGCGGTCGACCTGCTCACCAAGGCGGCGATCAAGGAGATGATCATCCCCTCGCTGCTTCCGGTGCTGTCGCCGATCGTCGTCTACTTCCTGATCTACGCCATCGCCGGTGGCGGCGCGGCCGGCAAGTCGGCGGCGTTCTCGGCGGTGGGCGCGATGCTGCTCGGGGTGATCGTGACCGGCCTGTTCGTCGCGATCTCGATGACCTCGGGCGGCGGCGCCTGGGACAACGCCAAGAAGTACATCGAGGACGGCCATTTCGGCGGCAAGGGTTCCGATGCCCACAAGTCGGCGGTGACCGGCGACACCGTCGGCGATCCCTACAAGGACACGGCGGGACCGGCGGTGAACCCGATGATCAAGATCACCAACATCGTGGCCCTGCTGCTGCTGGCGATCCTGGCGCACTGAGCTGGGACAACAACGCAAGACAAAACCCCGCGGCACGAGCCGCGGGGTTTTTGTTTGGAGCGTCGCTACGCTCGCAATGACGGAGACGCCACCTACTGCACATCCATTTGCAGCCCTTCCTTCTGGATGATGCCGGCGAACTTCTTCGTCTCGGCGTCAACGAAGTCGGCAAACTGCTGCGGCGTTCCGTAGTCGGCGCGGGCGCCCATCGCGGCGATCTGCTTCTTCATGTCGTCGCGCTCCAGCATCGCCTTGACCTGGAGATTGAGCGCCTCGAGAACGGGGGCTGGAACGCCCTTGGGCAGAAAAACCGAGAACCAGGATGATACGTCGAAGTTCGCGAGCTCTGGCGCGCTCTCGCGCATGGTCGGCAGGCTCAGTGCGAGCTCGCTGCGCTCGGTGGTGGTGACGCAGAGCCCGTTGAGCGTGCCGTTCTGGACCTGCGGCAGGCTCGGATAGAGATTGTCGAACAGGATCTGGATGTCGCCAGCAAGGGCGGCCTGCAGCGCAGGGCCGGCGCCGCGGAACGGGATGTGCGTCATCTTCAGCCCGGTGAGCTGGAGGAACCAGGCGCCGGTGAGGTGAGGGCTCTGACCGACGCCTGACGAGGCGTAGCTGAGCTTGTCCGGATTGGCCTTGAGATAGGCGATCAGCTCGGCGACCGATTTGATGCCGGTCTTCGGATGCGCCGAGACGATGTTCGGGATCCGGATCATGTTGGAGACTGGCTGGAGCTGGTCCGGCTTGTAGCTGAGGTTCTTGAAGATGCTGTAGGCGATCGCGTTCGGACCGGGATTGCCGATCAGGATAGTGTGGCCGTCAGGCTTCGAGCGCACCACCTCGGCCGTGCCGATCGTGCCACCGCCGCCGGAGCGGTTTTCCACGACAGCCGTTTGGCCCCAGGCGGTTTGCAGATGGGCGGCGAGCAGTCGGCCCATTACGTCGGTCGAGCCGCCGGCCGCAGCCGGCACGATGACGCGGACATTTTCGGTCGGCTTCCAGTCCGCCAGACTCGATCGCGGCAGGACGGCTGCCGCCGAAAGACCGGCAACGCCGGCGAGCACGCGACGACGGGACAGAAATCTTGTCTGCAATGTCTCGGGCACGAATCCACTCCCTGCTTCTTGTTTTGCAGGGAGCCTATGGAACCGGGCCCACAACGGCAAGTCGCGCGCGACGGCACGTGCCGCGCGGATAGCGGCACGACGCCGCAGGCCGAAAAGTCGCCGCAAGACCTCAGTTGAAGCTGAGCAGCTTGAACAGCGGCGCGAGGTAGCTCATCTCCTGACCCGACGTCGGCGTGGTCCGGCTAATGAAGTCGAAGATCTTGCCGTCCTGGAGACCGTAATTCGCAAGCCGGCGCACGCGCCGGTTCTTGTCGAAATAGATCGCGATCACGCGCTGGTCGACCAGCTTCTGGTCCATGAAGGCGACGATGCGCTCGGAGCGCTGCGAGATGTAGTAGAACACCTCGCCGTCGAGGGTGGCGACAGTGGAGGGCGTGCCCATCACGATCAGAACCTGATCCTGGCTCGCGCCGATCGGAATCTGCTCGAGCGCCCCCGGCGGCAGGATGTAGCCTTTCTGGAATTGCTCACCGGTGCAGCCAGTAAGTGCTGCGCCGACCAGGGTGGCGGCCGCGAGCATGCGCAGGCCGCGCCAGCGCAAATTCAAGCCGCGCCAGCCGAAATTCATGGCGCGCCAGCGCGAATGGAGGCCGCGCGGTCTGACGGCGCGCAGGCGGGTCTGGGTCGTTATGGTCATTGCGGAACTGATTCCGTCCCCTTGCGTCGCGCGAGGCGCTGAAGTACCGGGCGGAGGCTCTGAATGCAACTCGCGCGCGCCCGCTTGCGGAAACCACAATGCTTTGGCCGTTCAATCACTTCAGGAAACCCCGGCTAGCCCCGGCCGGCACCATTGAGGCCATCTATGGCATGATCGTGACGCAGGCACGAGAACCCATATTTTACCGGGACTTGGGCGTGCCGGATACGGTTAATGGCCGTTTCGACCTGTTGCTGCTGCACCTCTGGCTGTTGCTGCGGCGCCTGCGGACCGCCCAGGGCGGCGTGGAGCTGTCGCAGGCCCTGTTTGATCGCTTCTGCGAGGATATGGACGACAATCTGCGCGAGATGGGCGTGGGCGACCAGACGGTCCCGAAGCGGATGCGGGCCTTTGGCGAGGCCTTTTACGGCCGCGTTCAGGCCTATGACCAAGCCATCGATGCCGGCGCCGAAGCGCTGGCGCAGGCGATCCGCAAGAATATCTTGAACGGCGCCGGGATGGATCACGCGCTGCGGCTTGCAGCTTACGCGGCGGCCGCCGAGGCTGATCTTGGCCGCACCGATGAGCCCGCGCTGCTGCGCGGATCCTTCAAATTTCCCGCGCCGCCTCGTGGGAAGGAGACGCCATGAATCGACCGACGACAGGATCCGCATCCGACCCCTGGCGCTCGCCCGTGACGGTCGCCCAGATTCCCGACACCGGCCTGCACCGTGAGCTCGAGGCCTCGGCTGCCGAGCGTCGGGCCATGGCCGATCTCGCGGGGGTGCGCGACATCCTGTCGGCCCATGCCGACTTCGACGTCGTGCCGAAGAGCGGCGGCAGAGTGCATGTCACAGGCCATGTCCGTGCACTGATCGGCCAGACCTGCGTTGTCACGCTCGATCCGATCGAGAACGAGATCGACGAGGAGATCGACCTGACATTCGCGCCCGAGGCCGAAGCGCGGCGACTGGCCGATTTGATCGAGGAGGGGCAGGACGACCAGAATCCGCCTGATGTCGCCGATCCGCCGGAGGCGATCGTCAACGGCATCATCGACCTCGGCAGGCTTGCCACTGATGCGCTGTTCCTGGCGATCGATCCCTATCCGCGCAAGCCTGGGGCGGTGTTCGAGACGGAGACCATCGCGCCTGACCCGGAGGACCATCCGTTCGCGGCGTTGAAGGCGCTCCAGGACAAGAAGAAGGGCCGATAGCTCGCGCATTCCCCGTGCGAATCCTTGCGGCGGGCCGTGAGGTAGTTTGCCGGATGCATTGAGAATTCGTCATATCCATCTGATGTATATGACATTTATGTGAATTTGCGACCTCTCAGCCAGATCGACCTGAATCCAAAAGGCTGGGGGCAGGAGGTTGTTTCGGGATAACAAAACGCTATTGTCGCGCCCCGGTCCGGGTGCGACGTCGCGCTTGGCCGGTCGCCATGTCCATGGCGAACCCATTTTGCGGCCCCGATCGTTGACGACCGCACCAGACCAGGTTTCCGGGACTTTCATGCCTAGCAAGGTTCGTATCGCGCTTGACGCCATGGGGGGCGACGTCGGCGCCGCTGTGGTCATTCCAGGCGCTGCCATCTCGCTCGGCAGGCATCGCGAGACCGAATTCCTGCTGGTTGGCGACCGCGCGCGGATCGAGCCCGAACTCGAGAAACACCCCGCGCTCAAGGCCGCCTCCCGAATCATCCATACCGACGTCGCCGTCAGCATGGAGGACAAGCCGAGCCAGGCGCTGCGGCGCGGCCGCAAGACCTCCTCGATGTGGCTTGCCATCGATGCGGTGAAGAAGGGCGAGGCCGATGTCGCCGTCTCCGCCGGCAACACCGGCGCGCTGATGGCGATGTCGCGCTTCAACCTGCGCACGTTGCCGGGCATCGACCGTCCGGCCATCGCCGGGATATGGCCGACCAAGCGTGGCGATTCCGTCGTGCTCGATCTTGGCGCCACCATTGGCGGCGATTCTCACCACCTCGTATCGCTTGCGATCATGGGAGCGGCGATGGCAAGCGTGCTGTTCAACAATCCGCGTCCGACGGTTGGCCTGCTCAATATCGGGACCGAGGAGATCAAGGGCCACGAGGAGATCCGCGAGGCCGGCGAAACGCTGCGCGCGATGAACCTGCCGGAGCTCGACTATCTCGGTTTCGTCGAGGGTGATGGCATCGGCAAGGGCCGCGCCGACGTGATCGTGACCGAGGGATTTAGCGGCAACATCGCGCTCAAGGCCGCCGAGGGAACCGCACGCCAGATGGCGGAACTGCTCCGCAACGAGATGCAGCGGAGCTGGCTGTCCAAGCTCGGCTATCTCTTTGCACGGGGCGCCTTCCAGGCCCTGCGCGATAAAATGGACCCCAACAAATCCAATGGTGGGGTGTTCC is part of the Bradyrhizobium commune genome and harbors:
- the ldtR gene encoding transcriptional regulator LdtR, with amino-acid sequence MMKAVATAADTAERVSGPQGSVQSLYLEALTLVERLHRRLLDVIKDEFDRRGRADINSVQALLLYNIGDKELTAGELRTRGYYLGSNVSYNLKKLVELGFLDHQRSRVDRRSVRIRLTPQGQEVRRIVDSLYQKHVKTVEQVGGISGEEFSTLNKSLHRLERFWTDQILYRL
- the glyA gene encoding serine hydroxymethyltransferase → MTSSSAKTASAPDSFFTASLVDADPEIAAAIKGELGRQRHEVELIASENIVSRAVLEAQGSVMTNKYAEGYPGARYYGGCEWVDVAENLAIDRAKKLFGANFANVQPNSGSQMNQAVFLALLQPGDTFMGLDLAAGGHLTHGSPVNMSGKWFKAAHYTVRREDQIIDMDTVQKQAEEIKPKLIIAGGSAYSRAWDFKRFREIADSVGAYLLVDMAHFAGLVAGGVHASPVPYAHVTTTTTHKSLRGPRGGLMLWNDETLTKKLNSAIFPGLQGGPLMHVIAAKAVAFGEALRPDFKLYAKNVVENAKALAETLRGHGLDIVSGGTDNHLMLVDLRPKGLKGNASEKALVRAAITCNKNGIPFDPESPFVTSGIRLGTPAATTRGFGVAEFQQVGGMIAEVLNAIAQSSDGKAPLVEAAIKERVKALTDRFPIYQ
- the nrdR gene encoding transcriptional regulator NrdR, with the translated sequence MRCPNCNSLDTQVKDSRPTEDSSVIRRRRVCVACNFRFTTFERVQLRELTVIKRNGRRVPFDRDKLMRSVSISLRKRQVEPERVEKMVSTIVRELETGGEAEISSEVIGETVMEHLRTLDDVAYVRFASVYRNFREAKDFAEVLGELSGEEEARLAAIRK
- the ribD gene encoding bifunctional diaminohydroxyphosphoribosylaminopyrimidine deaminase/5-amino-6-(5-phosphoribosylamino)uracil reductase RibD encodes the protein MIFRILEDQFAQKARESKDADRRFMQLALALGKRGQGRTWPNPAVGAVIVKDGVIVGRGWTQPGGRPHAEPEALRRAGEAARGATLYVTLEPCSHFGKSPPCADAVIAAGIKRVVAAIEDPNPEVAGQGHARLRAAGIAVEVGPCATEAAFDHAGHFRRIRDHRPHVILKLAVSPDGKIGAAGGKPVAVTGEAVRNRVHLLRASSDAILVGAGTVLADDPELTCRLPGMAARSPVRIVLDQSLRIPASSKLVQSARETPLWVVASELAEAASVTRLGAAGAQIIRVPPGAASGLDLPAVLHALFEKGITRLMVEGGSRVAASFVASDLVDEIWLFRGAEEVGADGVDALDALPLSKITQSQVYKVHASETFDKDTLTIYERA
- a CDS encoding riboflavin synthase, producing the protein MFTGIVTDIGEIVSFTPVAQGQLHRLRIACRYDQTTIADGASIASNGVCLTVVASGVAGGKDSTQKTWYDVDAAAETLALTTAKHWKLGTKLNLERALKIGDELGGHIVAGHADGIATIVSREDLPDMARFELSTTRELARFIATKGSITLDGVSLTVNTVKDVTFSVLIIPHTLTVTTIGSWKAGAEVNIEVDLMARYAARLTEMK
- the ribH gene encoding 6,7-dimethyl-8-ribityllumazine synthase; amino-acid sequence: MADARRAPLKDQTDISGARALIVEARFYDDLQDALLDGAVAELKAAGLTHDVVTVPGALEIPAAVAIAVDAAAANGRPYDAVIALGCVIRGDTIHFEIVSQESSRALMDLAVARKLPLGNGILTVNNEDQAWARARASELNKGGDAARAAIAMLRIKRRLTRA
- the nusB gene encoding transcription antitermination factor NusB is translated as MADSRKPAGLTEKKANRRGAARLAAVQALYQMDIAGAGINDIFAEFESHWLGNEVEGDTYLPAEAAFFRDVVSGVVRDQKKLDPLIDEALSKGWPLKRIEAILRAVLRAGAYELQHRKDVPGRVVVSEYVDVANAFVDREETGMVNAVLDQIGRQFRGDEFGRG